One Gossypium hirsutum isolate 1008001.06 chromosome A11, Gossypium_hirsutum_v2.1, whole genome shotgun sequence genomic window carries:
- the LOC107951841 gene encoding leucine-rich repeat receptor-like protein kinase PXL1, with protein MEPKSCLLFFFCCIGLFLVIAEGANSIPVPNDEESTLLLMKRSLIDPLKKLEDWKAVTNAAETRLAHCNWTGVWCNSRGFVEKLDLSNMNLSGIVSDRIQGLRGLSILNLYNNSFDTSLPKSFANLTSLKSVDVSQNNFIGGFPTGLGMASGLTYVNASINNFSGFLPEDLGNATSLETLDFRGSFLEGTIPTSFKNLQKLKFLGLSGNNLTGKLPRELGQLSALETIILGYNEFVGEIPEEFGNLTNLQYLDLAVGTLSGQIPSSLGRLKQLTTVYLYKNNFTGRIPPELGNATSLVFLDLSDNQISGEIPVELAELKDLQLLNLNTNQLNGSVPVKLGELTKLEVLELWKNSFTGSLPMNLGRNSPLQWLDVSSNSLSGEIPPGLCDSGNLTKLILFNNSFSGPIPVGLSTCKSLVRVRVQNNLISGTIPIGFGNLPLLQRLELAKNNLTGQIPDDIALSTSLSFIDVSWNHLESTLPSSIISLPNLQTIIVSHNYLAGRIPDQFQDCPLLSMLDLSSNHFSGKIPESIASCEKLVTLNLRSNQFSGEIPKALATMPTLAMLDLSNNSLVGSIPLNLGTSPALEMLNLSYNKLEGPVPANGLLITINPEDLAGNAGLCGGILPPCFSSPIKAPEQPRKMHIKHVAAGFIIGALVILSVGITFFSGRWAYQRWYLYNSFLSDLFEKSNNQWPWRLVAFQRLSFTSSDILACIKESNIIGMGGTGVVYKAEVHRPRAVVAVKKLWRSQTDIESSDDLFGEVSLLGRLRHRNIVRLLGYVHNETNVLIVYEYMPNGNLGTALHGKQAGKVLVDWVSRYNIAVGIAQGLNYLHHDCHPPVIHRDIKSNNILLDANLEARIADFGLARMMIHKNETVSMVAGSYGYIAPEYGYTLKVDEKIDIYSFGVVLLELLSGKMPLDPSFGESVDIVEWTRMKIKKNRVFEVLDPAIGGQCKDVQEEMQLVLRIALLCTAKLPKDRPSMRDIITMLAEAKPRRKSVCQNGGHNSSKEAPIFSTSPVTGLM; from the exons atggaaccCAAATCTTGCTTGCTGTTCTTCTTCTGTTGCATTGGTCTCTTTCTGGTTATTGCAGAGGGTGCTAATAGCATTCCAGTGCCAAATGATGAAGAATCAACCTTACTTTTGATGAAAAGAAGTTTGATCGATCCGTTGAAGAAGCTCGAAGATTGGAAAGCGGTGACTAATGCGGCGGAAACCAGATTGGCTCATTGTAACTGGACTGGTGTTTGGTGTAACTCCAGAGGCTTTGTTGAGAAACTTGATCTTTCTAATATGAATCTCAGTGGCATTGTATCGGATCGTATTCAAGGTCTGCGCGGTCTCTCGATTCTCAACCTTTACAACAACAGTTTCGATACGTCTTTGCCAAAGTCATTTGCGAATCTCACTTCACTGAAGAGCGTTGATGTGAGTCAAAACAACTTCATTGGCGGCTTTCCAACAGGTCTTGGGATGGCTTCAGGATTGACTTATGTGAATGCATCAATCAACAATTTCTCAGGGTTTCTCCCCGAGGATCTTGGTAATGCAACTTCACTTGAAACTTTAGATTTCAGAGGCAGTTTCTTGGAGGGCACGATTCCTACATCTTTCAAGAATTTGCAGAAACTGAAGTTTCTTGGGCTTTCAGGCAATAATCTGACCGGAAAGCTTCCGAGAGAGCTCGGACAACTTTCAGCATTGGAAACTATCATTCTCGGTTACAACGAGTTCGTAGGGGAAATACCAGAAGAATTTGGCAATCTCACCAATCTTCAGTACCTTGATTTGGCTGTTGGAACTCTCAGTGGTCAAATCCCATCATCATTGGGTAGGCTTAAACAGCTAACTACAGtttatttgtataaaaataatttcacagGAAGGATCCCACCAGAGCTTGGCAATGCTACTTCGTTGGTTTTCTTGGATCTTTCTGATAACCAGATATCAGGAGAGATACCAGTAGAGTTAGCAGAGTTGAAGGATTTGCAGCTATTGAATTTGAACACAAATCAGTTGAATGGTTCAGTTCCTGTTAAACTTGGAGAATTGACCAAACTAGAGGTACTTGAGCTATGGAAAAATTCATTCACAGGTTCTTTGCCGATGAATCTCGGACGAAACTCGCCTTTACAGTGGTTAGATGTgtcatcaaattcattgtcaggTGAGATTCCACCAGGTTTATGTGATTCAGGAAATCTGACTAAACTTATCCTCTTCAACAACTCCTTTTCTGGTCCAATCCCAGTAGGTTTATCAACATGTAAGTCACTGGTTCGTGTTCGAGTACAAAACAATCTGATTTCTGGGACTATTCCTATCGGCTTCGGAAACCTCCCTCTACTTCAACGTCTGGAATTGGCAAAAAACAATCTTACAGGCCAAATTCCAGACGATATAGCTTTGTCAACATCTCTTTCTTTCATTGATGTATCTTGGAACCACCTTGAATCAACCCTTCCTTCCAGCATCATTTCCCTCCCTAATCTCCAAACAATCATTGTCTCCCACAATTACTTGGCAGGCAGAATTCCTGATCAGTTTCAAGATTGCCCATTGTTATCTATGCTTGATCTTTCGAGCAACCATTTCTCTGGAAAAATTCCAGAAAGTATAGCTTCTTGTGAAAAGCTGGTAACTCTAAACCTTAGAAGCAATCAGTTCAGTGGAGAAATCCCAAAAGCACTTGCAACAATGCCCACGCTAGCCATGCTTGACTTGTCGAATAATTCTCTAGTTGGCTCAATACCGTTAAATCTCGGCACCTCACCAGCCTTGGAAATGCTGAACCTGTCATACAACAAGCTTGAAGGTCCGGTCCCTGCTAATGGTTTGTTGATAACCATAAATCCTGAGGACCTTGCAGGCAATGCTGGTCTTTGTGGTGGCATACTCCCACCGTGCTTTTCAAGTCCGATAAAAGCACCAGAGCAACCAAGGAAAATGCACATTAAACATGTTGCGGCCGGGTTTATCATCGGAGCATTGGTAATATTATCTGTTGGCATAACATTTTTTTCTGGAAGATGGGCATATCAAAGATGGTACTTATATAACAGTTTCCTCAGTGACTTGTTCGAAAAAAGCAACAATCAATGGCCCTGGAGATTGGTTGCATTTCAAAGGTTAAGTTTTACAAGTAGTGATATCCTAGCCTGTATAAAAGAATCAAACATCATCGGCATGGGAGGAACCGGTGTAGTTTATAAGGCTGAAGTCCATCGTCCACGAGCAGTGGTCGCAGTTAAGAAGCTGTGGAGATCACAGACCGATATTGAAAGCAGTGACGATCTATTTGGAGAAGTGAGTCTCCTCGGAAGACTTCGGCACCGTAACATTGTAAGATTGTTGGGGTATGTTCACAACGAGACTAATGTATTGATAGTATATGAGTACATGCCGAATGGAAATCTTGGGACAGCTTTGCACGGTAAACAAGCAGGGAAGGTGTTGGTAGACTGGGTTTCAAGGTACAACATAGCAGTTGGTATTGCACAAGGGCTGAATTATCTCCACCATGACTGCCATCCCCCAGTCATTCACCGAGATATCAAGTCAAACAACATTCTTCTTGATGCAAATCTAGAGGCAAGAATCGCGGATTTTGGACTGGCAAGGATGATGATTCATAAGAACGAAACCGTTTCAATGGTTGCTGGATCTTACGGATATATTGCTCCTG AATATGGGTACACTCTGAAGGTTGACGAAAAGATCGACATCTATAGCTTTGGTGTAGTTCTGTTAGAGCTTCTATCTGGGAAAATGCCATTAGATCCTTCTTTCGGAGAATCAGTCGATATAGTTGAGTGGACTCGAATGAAAATCAAGAAAAACAGAGTGTTCGAAGTACTGGATCCAGCCATAGGCGGTCAATGCAAAGATGTCCAAGAAGAGATGCAACTTGTCCTAAGAATTGCACTTCTTTGTACTGCAAAGCTCCCCAAGGACAGACCATCCATGAGAGACATCATTACAATGCTTGCTGAGGCAAAGCCCAGAAGGAAAAGTGTGTGTCAAAATGGAGGTCACAATTCTAGCAAAGAGGCTCCCATTTTTAGCACTTCACCTGTAACCGGGCTTATGTAA